The following coding sequences lie in one Zingiber officinale cultivar Zhangliang chromosome 2B, Zo_v1.1, whole genome shotgun sequence genomic window:
- the LOC122047576 gene encoding tubby-like F-box protein 8 — MSFRSIVRDVRDSIGSLSRRSFEVKLGSLSVHLKGKSQGFVAEPYDPPPVIQLSCWASLPPELLRDVIKRLEASESTWPSRKHVVACASVCKAWREMCKEIVRNPEFCGKITFPISLKQPGHRDGLVQCFIKRDKSKLTYHLYLCLSPAVIVENGKFLLSAKRIRRTACTEYVISMNAEHISRSTNTYIGKLRSNFLGTKFIIYDTQLPYNGAAICPPGRTSRRFYSKKVSPKVPSGSYNIAQVSYELNVLGTRGPRRMHCVMHSIPASALEPGGTVPGQPDNLVSRSLEESFRSISFSKSMMDHSMDFSSARFSDIIGGTQDGDENIETKERPLVLCNKPPRWHEQLQCWCLNFRGRVTVASVKNFQLIAATQPSAAATTTSQPAPPTEHDKIILQFGKVAKDMFTMDYRYPLSAFQAFAICLSSFDTKLACE, encoded by the exons ATGTCCTTCCGTAGTATAGTTCGTGATGTAAGAGATAGTATCGGGAGCCTGTCAAGGCGAAGTTTTGAAGTGAAACTTGGGAGTCTTTCAGTACATctcaagggaaagtctcaaggcTTCGTAGCTGAGCCATATGATCCACCTCCTGTTATTCAATTGAGTTGCTGGGCTAGCCTTCCACCAGAGCTACTCCGGGATGTGATCAAAAGATTAGAGGCTAGTGAAAGCACCTGGCCATCCCGAAAGCATGTTGTTGCTTGTGCATCTGTGTGCAAAGCTTGGAGGGAGATGTGCAAAGAGATAGTAAGAAATCCAGAGTTTTGTGGGAAGATAACTTTTCCAATCTCATTGAAAcag CCTGGCCACAGAGATGGACTGGTTCAGTGTTTCATCAAGAGGGACAAATCCAAATTAACTTACCATCTTTATCTTTGTCTTAGTCCTG CTGTGATTGTAGAGAACGGGAAATTCCTTCTCTCAGCAAAAAGGATTCGTAGGACAGCTTGTACTGAATATGTCATTTCGATGAATGCCGAACACATATCGAGATCAACCAACACCTACATTGGGAAGTTAAG GTCTAATTTTCTTGGCACAAAGTTCATAATCTATGACACTCAGCTTCCATACAACGGAGCTGCTATTTGCCCACCTGGACGAACAAGCCGTAGGTTTTACTCAAAGAAAGTCTCCCCTAAGGTCCCATCTGGCAGCTACAACATAGCTCAGGTGTCATATGAGCTAAATGTGCTTGGCACACGAGGACCTCGTCGAATGCATTGTGTTATGCACTCTATTCCTGCTTCAGCCCTTGAGCCTGGTGGCACAGTTCCGGGCCAACCGGACAACCTTGTTTCACGTTCACTGGAGGAGTCCTTCCGCAGCATATCTTTCTCCAAGTCCATGATGGACCATTCCATGGACTTCAGCAGTGCTCGCTTTTCTGATATCATCGGTGGAACTCAAGATGGCGATGAGAACATCGAGACCAAGGAAAGACCGCTAGTTCTTTGTAACAAACCCCCTAGATGGCATGAACAATTGCAGTGCTGGTGCCTGAATTTTCGAGGCCGGGTCACTGTTGCTTCCGTAAAGAACTTTCAGCTCATTGCCGCAACACAACCTTCTGCAGCTGCAACTACAACATCACAGCCAGCACCCCCCACAGAGCATGATAAGATCATACTGCAGTTTGGCAAGGTTGCAAAGGACATGTTCACGATGGATTACCGATACCCCCTCTCAGCATTCCAAGCTTTCGCTATCTGTTTGAGTAGCTTCGACACCAAGTTGGCTTGCgaataa
- the LOC122047577 gene encoding ribosome biogenesis protein NSA2 homolog — protein MPQGDYIELHRKRHGYRLDHFERKRKKEARVVHERSAFAKRVLGIKGKMFAKKRYAEKALMKKTIAMHEESSSRRKVDDKVHDGAIPAYLLDRDTTTRAKVLSNTIKQKRKEKAGKWDVPLPKVRPVAEVEMFRVIRSGKRKSKQWKRMVTKVTFVGPGFTRKPPKYERFIRPTGLRFTKAHVTHPELKCTFNLEIIGIKKNPNGPMYTSLGVVTKGTIIEVNVSELGLVTPAGKVVWGKYAQVTNNPENDGCINAVLLV, from the exons ATG CCGCAAGGGGACTACATCGAGCTTCACCGGAAGCGCCATGGCTACCGGCTGGATCATTTCGAGCGGAAGCGGAAGAAGGAAGCTCGGGTGGTCCATGAGCGGTCTGCGTTTGCCAAAAgg GTTCTGGGAATTAAGGGGAAGATGTTTGCTAAGAAGCGCTATGCCGAGAAGGCTTTGATGAAGAAGAC GATTGCTATGCATGAGGAGTCATCAAGTAGACGCAAAGTGGATGATAAAGTTCATGATGGAGCTATTCCTGCCTATCTTTTGGATCGTGATACTACAACAAGAGCAAAG GTCCTTAGCAACACTATTAAACAAAAGAGGAAGGAAAAGGCTGGCAAATGGGATGTTCCTTTACCAAAG GTCAGGCCTGTTGCTGAGGTAGAAATGTTTCGAGTTATTCGATCTGGGAAGCGGAAAT CCAAACAGTGGAAGAGAATGGTCACAAAAGTGACCTTCGTTGGACCAGGGTTTACAAGAAAGCCTCCGAAGTATGAGCGCTTCATTCGACCAACAGGCCTGCGATTTACTAAAGCTCATGTAACTCACCCAGAGCTGAAATGCACTTTTAATCTCGAAATCATAGGGATAAAGAAGAATCCAAATGGGCCAATGTACACTTCGCTTGGTGTTGTAACCAAAGGAACGATCATTGAG GTTAATGTGAGTGAACTTGGTCTGGTTACTCCAGCTGGAAAAGTAGTGTGGG GGAAATATGCACAAGTGACCAACAATCCAGAAAATGATGGTTGTATAAATGCAGTTCTGCTTGTGTGA